Proteins co-encoded in one Nonomuraea helvata genomic window:
- the dnaE gene encoding DNA polymerase III subunit alpha, with translation MSKSFVHLHVHTEYSMLDGAAKLKPLFKEAERLDMPAIAMSDHGNMFGAYEFQKVASGSPVKPIIGIEAYVAPHSRFVKKPVFWGQRAETGVADGEGGKDVSGGGRFTHMTMWAKDADGLRNLFRLSSMASFEGYYSKPRMDQDLISQHAAGIIATTGCPSGAVQTRIRLGQYDEAVKVAGEYQEIFGKENYFLELMDHGISIEREVREDLLRLAKQLNIPLLVTNDSHYVTEDQADAHDSLLCVGVGKNKDDPNRFRFNGSGYYLKPADEMYALFPELPEGCDNTLLVAEMVGDYGDVFRQVDRMPDYPDVPEGETQESWLRKECEAGLAMRYGTPIPAEVMERYETEMKVIGPMGFSSYFLVVADICKYARDNGIPVGPGRGSATGSIVAYATRITELDPLEHGLLFERFLNPERINPPDVDLDFDDRQRDRMVAYVTQKYGSEYTAQVNTFGTIKAKAAVKDASRILGYPFAMGDKITKAMPPDVMGKGVPLADMFNESHPRYNEGTELRALYENDPDVKKVIDTGRGIEGLIRGTGVHAAAVILSSTPLLDLIPMHMRDKDGVVITGFDYPSCEDMGLVKMDFLGLRNLGIIDHAIKIIKQNRGIELDTLTMPLDDAKTYQLLARGDTLGVFQLDGGPMRSLLKLMEPTRFEDIAAVLALYRPGPMAANAHTNYAHRKNARQDIEPIHPELKEALEPILGPTFHLLVYQEQIMAVARELAGYSLGGADLLRRAMGKKKPEILAKEFANFQQGMRGNGYSDEAIQALWDVMLPFSGYAFNKSHTAGYGLVAYWTAYLKANYPAEYMAALLTSVGDDKDKAAVYLAECRKMGIQVLPPDVNDSQLDFVAVGDTQVRFGMGAVRNVGENVVDGIVKARTEKGRFTDFNDFLGKVPLTACNKRVIESLIKAGAYDSLEHPRKGLLMIHEQAVESVIDIKKNEAHGQDSLFGGLADDGEDQVFSIAVPDGEWDKKTKLDFEREMLGLYVSDHPLAGTERLLARNRDTTIADLLDSGRDDRGDVRVSGLVTKVDRRVNKAGNTWAILTVEDMDAAVECLFFPRNYELYGPELRPDIVVSVSGQINNRDGAISIFAQEMSLIDVSGVNSESGAPITLLLREERITPTLLEELRQVLKTHQGQVPLHINVRRPAGKVMVMALPEWPVNGAPSFAADIKALLGPEALSL, from the coding sequence GTGAGCAAGTCCTTCGTACATCTGCACGTGCACACCGAATACAGCATGCTGGACGGTGCGGCGAAGCTGAAGCCGCTGTTCAAGGAGGCTGAGCGGCTGGACATGCCGGCGATCGCCATGAGCGACCACGGCAACATGTTCGGTGCGTACGAGTTCCAGAAGGTGGCGTCGGGCTCCCCGGTCAAACCGATCATCGGCATCGAGGCGTACGTGGCGCCGCACAGCCGGTTCGTGAAGAAACCGGTGTTCTGGGGGCAGCGCGCCGAGACCGGCGTGGCGGACGGTGAGGGCGGCAAGGACGTCTCCGGCGGCGGCCGGTTCACCCACATGACCATGTGGGCCAAGGACGCCGACGGACTGCGTAACCTGTTCCGGCTGTCGTCCATGGCGAGCTTCGAGGGCTACTACTCCAAGCCGCGCATGGACCAGGACCTGATCTCCCAGCACGCTGCCGGCATCATCGCCACGACCGGCTGTCCGTCCGGTGCGGTGCAGACCCGGATCCGGCTCGGTCAGTACGACGAGGCGGTCAAGGTCGCCGGCGAGTACCAGGAGATCTTCGGTAAGGAGAACTACTTCCTGGAGCTGATGGACCACGGCATCAGCATCGAGCGTGAGGTGCGGGAGGACCTGCTGCGGCTGGCCAAGCAGCTCAACATCCCGCTGCTGGTCACCAACGACTCCCACTACGTGACCGAGGACCAGGCCGACGCCCACGACAGCCTCCTGTGCGTCGGCGTGGGCAAGAACAAGGACGACCCCAACCGGTTCCGGTTCAACGGCTCCGGCTACTACCTCAAGCCGGCCGACGAGATGTACGCGCTCTTCCCCGAGCTGCCCGAGGGGTGCGACAACACGCTGCTCGTGGCCGAGATGGTCGGCGACTACGGCGATGTCTTCCGCCAGGTGGACCGGATGCCCGACTACCCGGACGTGCCCGAGGGGGAGACGCAGGAGTCCTGGCTGCGCAAGGAGTGCGAGGCCGGGCTGGCGATGCGGTACGGCACCCCGATCCCCGCCGAGGTGATGGAGCGCTACGAGACCGAGATGAAGGTCATCGGCCCGATGGGGTTCTCCTCCTACTTCCTCGTCGTGGCCGACATCTGCAAGTACGCCCGCGACAACGGCATCCCGGTCGGGCCCGGCCGTGGCAGCGCCACCGGCTCGATCGTGGCCTACGCCACCCGCATCACCGAGCTCGACCCGCTGGAGCACGGCCTGCTGTTCGAGCGCTTCCTCAACCCCGAGCGGATCAACCCGCCGGACGTCGACCTCGACTTCGACGACCGCCAGCGCGACCGCATGGTGGCCTACGTCACCCAGAAGTACGGCAGCGAGTACACCGCCCAGGTCAACACGTTCGGCACGATCAAGGCCAAGGCCGCCGTGAAGGACGCGAGCCGGATCCTCGGCTACCCGTTCGCGATGGGCGACAAGATCACCAAGGCGATGCCGCCGGACGTCATGGGCAAGGGCGTCCCCCTCGCGGACATGTTCAACGAGAGCCACCCCCGCTACAACGAGGGCACCGAACTCCGCGCCCTGTACGAGAACGACCCCGACGTCAAGAAGGTCATCGACACCGGCCGGGGCATCGAAGGGCTGATCCGCGGCACCGGCGTGCACGCCGCCGCCGTCATCCTGTCGTCGACGCCGCTGCTGGACCTGATCCCCATGCACATGCGGGACAAGGACGGCGTGGTGATCACGGGGTTCGACTACCCGTCCTGTGAGGACATGGGTCTGGTCAAGATGGACTTCCTGGGGCTACGGAACCTGGGCATCATCGACCACGCCATAAAGATCATCAAGCAGAACCGGGGCATCGAACTCGACACCCTGACGATGCCGCTCGACGACGCCAAGACCTACCAGCTCCTGGCGCGCGGCGACACGCTGGGCGTGTTCCAGCTCGACGGCGGGCCCATGCGGTCGCTGCTGAAGCTGATGGAGCCGACCCGGTTCGAGGACATCGCGGCCGTGCTCGCCCTCTACCGGCCGGGCCCGATGGCGGCCAACGCGCACACCAACTACGCCCACCGGAAGAACGCCCGCCAGGACATCGAGCCGATCCACCCGGAGCTCAAGGAGGCGCTCGAACCGATCCTCGGCCCCACCTTCCATCTGCTCGTCTACCAGGAGCAGATCATGGCCGTCGCCCGCGAGCTCGCCGGCTACTCCCTCGGCGGCGCCGACCTGCTGCGCCGCGCCATGGGCAAGAAGAAGCCCGAGATCCTGGCCAAGGAGTTCGCCAACTTCCAGCAGGGCATGCGCGGCAACGGCTACAGCGACGAGGCGATCCAGGCGCTGTGGGACGTCATGCTGCCGTTCTCCGGGTACGCGTTCAACAAGTCGCACACCGCCGGCTACGGACTGGTCGCCTACTGGACCGCGTACCTGAAGGCCAACTACCCCGCCGAGTACATGGCCGCCCTGCTCACGTCGGTGGGCGACGACAAGGACAAGGCGGCCGTCTACCTGGCCGAGTGCCGCAAGATGGGCATCCAGGTTCTCCCGCCCGACGTCAACGACTCCCAGCTCGACTTCGTCGCGGTCGGCGACACCCAGGTGCGGTTCGGCATGGGCGCGGTCCGCAACGTCGGGGAGAACGTCGTCGACGGGATCGTGAAGGCCCGCACCGAGAAGGGCCGCTTCACCGACTTCAACGACTTCCTGGGCAAGGTGCCGCTGACCGCCTGCAACAAGCGGGTCATCGAATCGCTGATCAAGGCGGGCGCGTACGACTCACTCGAACATCCGCGCAAGGGCCTGCTCATGATCCATGAGCAGGCCGTCGAGTCCGTCATCGACATCAAGAAGAACGAGGCGCACGGCCAGGACTCGCTCTTCGGCGGCCTGGCCGACGACGGCGAGGACCAGGTGTTCTCCATCGCCGTCCCGGACGGGGAGTGGGACAAGAAGACCAAGCTCGACTTCGAGCGGGAGATGCTCGGCCTGTACGTGTCCGACCACCCGCTGGCCGGCACCGAGCGCCTGCTGGCCAGGAACCGCGACACCACGATCGCCGACCTGCTGGACAGCGGCCGTGACGACCGCGGCGACGTCCGGGTGTCCGGCCTGGTCACCAAGGTGGACAGGCGGGTGAACAAGGCGGGCAACACATGGGCCATCCTCACCGTGGAGGACATGGACGCCGCGGTCGAGTGCCTGTTCTTCCCCCGCAACTACGAGCTGTACGGGCCGGAGCTGCGGCCGGACATCGTGGTGTCGGTGAGCGGCCAGATCAACAACCGGGACGGCGCCATCTCGATCTTCGCCCAGGAGATGTCCCTCATCGACGTGTCCGGCGTCAACAGCGAATCCGGCGCTCCGATCACCCTGCTGCTGCGGGAGGAACGCATCACCCCGACCCTGCTGGAGGAGCTGCGACAGGTGCTGAAGACGCACCAGGGGCAGGTCCCGCTGCACATCAACGTACGGCGGCCGGCGGGCAAGGTCATGGTGATGGCGCTGCCGGAGTGGCCGGTCAACGGCGCGCCGAGCTTCGCCGCCGACATCAAGGCGCTGCTCGGGCCCGAAGCGCTCTCGCTGTGA
- a CDS encoding sigma-70 family RNA polymerase sigma factor has translation MTHHDRKQRFEVIYVANYADILAYVRRRTDIHEDAADALAETFATAWRRLDDIPEGRDARLWLFGVARRVLANGRRAESRRSELVERLGRQLAGWAEHAEAGQGLAGVQEAFARLSADDREILALAGWEGLSSDEIATVLGCSRANARLRLHRARKRLARHLDTAGVDMARIGLRAVAMTKGVV, from the coding sequence GTGACCCACCATGACCGCAAGCAGCGCTTCGAGGTGATTTACGTTGCCAACTATGCCGACATCCTTGCCTATGTCCGACGACGTACCGACATCCACGAGGATGCCGCCGATGCCCTCGCTGAGACGTTCGCCACGGCCTGGCGCCGGCTGGACGACATCCCCGAAGGGCGGGACGCGCGCCTGTGGCTGTTCGGCGTGGCCCGCCGGGTGCTGGCCAACGGCCGCCGCGCCGAGTCGCGCCGCAGCGAGCTGGTGGAGCGGCTGGGCCGGCAGCTCGCCGGGTGGGCGGAGCACGCCGAGGCCGGCCAGGGCCTGGCGGGCGTGCAGGAGGCGTTCGCGCGGCTGAGCGCTGACGACCGGGAGATCCTCGCGCTGGCCGGCTGGGAGGGGCTGAGCTCCGACGAGATCGCCACCGTCCTGGGCTGCTCGCGCGCCAACGCCCGGCTGCGGCTGCACCGGGCCCGCAAACGGCTGGCCAGGCACCTGGACACGGCCGGCGTCGACATGGCCCGCATCGGCTTGCGCGCCGTCGCGATGACGAAGGGGGTTGTGTGA
- a CDS encoding ABC transporter permease, whose amino-acid sequence MRTVFLASLRTHTRRYVAAMIAVTASVAFVVVIGVLTSGARAGFMETTGSPYRGADYVVDAAKDGRERGPSCCPGTLDTSAAIELIDRLGDNASGLGRVALPAHREGGAPLGSGEFRGQTTVGPIAAAEDLRWQKLVSGRFPARTGEAVMHVWDAQAQEVAVGDRIRVGKGATATDLDVVGIVESPTTWTQASMYVTWPQYRQWRDQPTFHVGSVAVRGEVGPLPEGMKVWSADEYVRDGLAGLNNDTDMIALMLLLFAGVALVVSVLVVANTFSILFAQRLRDFALLRCVGATRRQVLDSVRREAATVGVLASLTGTLIGFGLGYGLLPMINTLAPTTPLAAPAPPVPWLLGGFGVGLLVTMIASWLPTRHVVAVSPLAALRPEAAVMHTATGRARLALAALLLVTGPALLGMAMIRDSTLFMVAGGASVFSGILLVGPVLVPRLVRVTGALLGPAGRLATENAVRNPRRTAATTAALLVGVTLTTAVLTGMATWRAGLDEVNARHHPIDAALTSLDEPITIDLLDRVRRTPGVEQAIAVDGAVARITGFDKPLPVLTAPDAAQVARDGGAFARVEQPGTIRLDLDAFVDPSIRPGDQVTVRVGDRQAQLRVVALSGWGEAGLVAPETLAQLTDAPEPHVIWVRAAASADPLMLVDELDGLADAAGAKIEDQLQAQAVANRELDILTWSVLGLLGISVAIALIGIANTLGLSVLERAREHALLRALGLTRRQLRRMLAAEAVLMSGVATLLGTTIGVGFAWVAYETVVKRALTRAIMLIPWPSLGVVVLTAALAGLLAAVLPARRAARVTPAAGLSLD is encoded by the coding sequence ATGCGCACTGTCTTCCTGGCGTCGCTGCGCACCCACACCCGCAGGTATGTCGCAGCAATGATCGCGGTGACCGCCTCGGTCGCCTTCGTCGTCGTGATCGGCGTGCTCACGTCCGGGGCACGCGCCGGATTCATGGAGACCACCGGGTCGCCGTACCGCGGCGCCGACTACGTTGTCGACGCCGCCAAGGACGGACGCGAGCGGGGCCCCTCGTGTTGCCCCGGAACCCTGGACACGTCGGCCGCGATCGAGCTCATCGACCGCCTCGGCGACAACGCATCCGGGCTGGGCCGGGTCGCCCTGCCGGCGCACCGGGAAGGCGGCGCCCCGCTCGGCTCGGGCGAATTCCGGGGCCAGACGACCGTGGGGCCGATCGCCGCCGCGGAGGACCTGCGCTGGCAGAAGCTCGTCTCGGGCCGCTTCCCGGCACGTACGGGCGAGGCGGTGATGCACGTGTGGGACGCGCAGGCCCAAGAGGTCGCGGTCGGCGACCGGATCAGGGTCGGCAAGGGCGCCACCGCGACCGACCTGGACGTGGTCGGCATCGTGGAGTCCCCCACCACCTGGACCCAGGCCTCGATGTACGTCACGTGGCCGCAGTACCGGCAGTGGCGCGACCAACCCACCTTCCACGTGGGCAGTGTGGCGGTGCGCGGGGAAGTGGGTCCGCTCCCGGAAGGCATGAAGGTGTGGTCGGCGGACGAGTACGTCAGGGACGGCCTGGCCGGGCTCAACAACGACACGGACATGATCGCGTTGATGCTGCTGCTGTTCGCCGGCGTCGCGCTCGTGGTCTCGGTCCTGGTCGTCGCGAACACGTTCTCCATCCTGTTCGCGCAACGCCTGCGCGACTTCGCACTACTGCGCTGCGTCGGCGCGACCCGGCGGCAGGTGCTGGATTCGGTACGCCGGGAGGCCGCCACCGTCGGCGTGCTCGCATCGCTGACCGGGACACTGATCGGCTTCGGACTCGGCTACGGCCTGCTCCCCATGATCAACACCCTCGCGCCCACCACCCCGCTGGCCGCCCCCGCACCGCCTGTGCCCTGGCTGCTGGGCGGGTTCGGCGTCGGCCTGCTCGTCACCATGATCGCGTCCTGGCTGCCGACCCGGCATGTGGTCGCGGTGAGCCCGCTGGCGGCGCTGCGCCCGGAGGCCGCGGTCATGCACACCGCCACCGGCCGGGCGCGGCTGGCGCTCGCCGCGTTGCTGTTGGTCACCGGGCCGGCCCTGCTCGGGATGGCGATGATCCGGGACAGCACGCTGTTCATGGTGGCCGGCGGAGCATCGGTGTTCAGCGGCATCCTGCTGGTCGGGCCGGTGCTCGTGCCCCGCCTGGTCCGGGTCACCGGGGCGCTGCTCGGCCCGGCCGGGCGGCTGGCCACCGAGAACGCCGTGCGCAACCCGCGCCGGACCGCGGCCACCACCGCCGCCCTGCTGGTCGGGGTCACCCTGACGACCGCCGTGCTCACCGGGATGGCCACGTGGCGTGCGGGGCTGGACGAGGTGAACGCCAGGCATCACCCCATCGACGCCGCGCTCACCTCGCTCGACGAGCCGATCACCATCGACCTCCTCGACCGGGTACGTCGCACTCCCGGTGTGGAGCAGGCCATCGCCGTCGACGGCGCCGTGGCCCGGATCACCGGGTTCGACAAACCGCTACCCGTCCTCACCGCGCCGGACGCGGCGCAGGTGGCCCGCGACGGCGGGGCGTTCGCCCGGGTGGAGCAGCCCGGGACGATCAGGCTCGACCTGGACGCCTTCGTGGACCCGAGCATCCGGCCTGGTGACCAGGTCACGGTTCGTGTCGGCGATCGCCAAGCCCAGCTGCGGGTCGTCGCCCTCTCCGGCTGGGGCGAGGCCGGCCTGGTCGCGCCCGAGACCCTGGCACAGCTCACCGACGCCCCCGAACCGCACGTCATCTGGGTCCGCGCCGCCGCATCCGCCGACCCGCTCATGCTCGTCGACGAGCTGGACGGGCTGGCGGATGCGGCCGGCGCGAAGATCGAGGACCAGCTGCAGGCCCAGGCGGTTGCGAATCGGGAGCTGGACATCCTCACCTGGTCGGTGCTCGGCCTGCTCGGCATCTCTGTGGCGATCGCTCTGATCGGGATCGCGAACACCCTGGGGCTCTCGGTCCTCGAACGCGCCCGCGAACATGCGCTGCTGCGCGCGCTCGGGCTCACCCGCAGGCAGCTGCGGCGGATGCTGGCGGCCGAGGCGGTGCTGATGTCGGGGGTGGCCACCCTGCTCGGCACCACGATCGGCGTCGGCTTCGCGTGGGTCGCCTACGAGACGGTTGTCAAGCGGGCCCTCACCCGGGCCATCATGCTCATCCCCTGGCCATCACTCGGCGTCGTCGTCCTCACTGCCGCCCTGGCCGGACTCCTCGCCGCTGTTCTCCCGGCACGCCGGGCCGCCCGGGTGACTCCGGCCGCAGGGCTCTCCCTCGACTGA
- a CDS encoding ABC transporter ATP-binding protein gives MTTTTQQATQETLAASARNLTKTYGQGDAQVHALRGIDLDLPRGRFTAIMGPSGSGKSTLMHCLAGLDQASGGTVTVAGTDLGSLDDDALTIFRREHIGFVFQSFNLLPMLTALQNIVLPLELGGRRIDHAARQRAHMLADTLGVADRLGHRPAELSGGQQQRVAIARALITQPDLLFADEPTGNLDSATSAEVLEHLRRSARELGQTIVMVTHERDAAAYADDVVSMQDGRIV, from the coding sequence ATGACGACCACCACCCAGCAGGCCACTCAGGAAACCCTGGCCGCCAGCGCGCGGAACCTGACCAAGACCTACGGCCAAGGCGATGCCCAGGTGCATGCCCTGCGCGGCATCGACCTCGACCTCCCACGAGGGAGGTTCACCGCGATCATGGGGCCGAGCGGATCGGGCAAGTCCACGCTGATGCACTGCCTGGCCGGACTTGACCAGGCCAGCGGGGGCACCGTCACCGTGGCCGGCACCGACCTCGGATCACTCGACGACGACGCGCTCACGATCTTCCGCCGGGAGCACATCGGCTTCGTGTTCCAGTCGTTCAACCTGCTGCCGATGCTCACCGCGCTCCAGAACATCGTGCTCCCGCTCGAGCTGGGCGGTCGCCGGATCGACCACGCGGCACGGCAGCGGGCGCACATGCTCGCCGATACCCTCGGTGTGGCGGACAGGCTCGGCCACCGGCCCGCGGAGCTGTCCGGCGGCCAGCAGCAGCGGGTCGCGATCGCCCGGGCCCTGATCACCCAGCCGGACCTGCTGTTCGCCGACGAGCCCACCGGAAATCTGGACAGCGCCACGTCGGCGGAGGTGCTGGAGCACCTGCGCCGGTCGGCGCGCGAGCTCGGCCAGACCATCGTGATGGTCACCCACGAGCGGGACGCGGCGGCCTACGCCGACGACGTGGTCTCCATGCAGGACGGGCGGATCGTCTGA
- a CDS encoding ABC transporter substrate-binding protein — MTWLGEQFDRIADDMPERDLGARAIEIHRRRRRNFMALAAAAVVVVTVLAATVAVRVLPAEPRAAARPSTPPEQSIVKVGVVPSVESAPVFVAQVKGYFEEEGLTVEPMIITGAAAAAPQVESGALDLAQTDYTTLFRANELGRKFKIVSSLYQAAQGSFAVVVNAKSKIRTATELKRKRVAIPNLGTLGPLTLAAVLKRAGLTLNDVVLVEKPNPDMIDAMGAGQVDAALLAEPYVTVARESKHTRIVEDAMTGELANLYTAGMTATDEWIRRNPRTLAAFQRALAKAQRLIASDSQQVRDVLPRYMRLSRAVTAGVELGSYPARLNLTELQRVADLTRTYKMIKRPADLGSAVAKGG, encoded by the coding sequence ATGACCTGGCTCGGAGAACAGTTCGACCGCATCGCGGACGACATGCCGGAGCGCGACCTGGGCGCCAGGGCGATCGAGATCCATCGGCGCAGGCGGCGCAACTTCATGGCGCTCGCCGCCGCCGCGGTGGTCGTCGTCACGGTGCTCGCCGCCACCGTCGCGGTACGGGTACTGCCCGCGGAGCCGCGTGCCGCCGCGCGCCCGTCCACCCCGCCCGAGCAGTCCATCGTCAAGGTCGGGGTGGTGCCGAGTGTGGAGTCGGCGCCCGTGTTCGTGGCCCAGGTCAAGGGCTATTTCGAGGAGGAAGGCCTGACGGTGGAGCCGATGATCATCACCGGAGCGGCGGCGGCGGCGCCCCAGGTCGAAAGCGGCGCGCTGGACCTGGCGCAGACCGACTACACCACGCTCTTCAGAGCGAACGAGTTGGGCAGGAAATTCAAAATCGTCTCCAGCCTGTACCAGGCCGCGCAAGGGAGCTTCGCGGTCGTCGTGAACGCCAAGTCGAAGATCAGGACGGCGACCGAACTCAAGCGTAAGAGGGTCGCGATCCCGAACCTCGGGACGCTCGGGCCGTTGACGCTGGCAGCCGTGCTGAAGCGGGCCGGGCTGACGTTGAATGACGTCGTGCTGGTCGAGAAGCCCAATCCCGACATGATTGACGCGATGGGCGCAGGGCAGGTCGACGCCGCCCTGCTGGCCGAGCCGTACGTCACCGTGGCCCGTGAGAGCAAGCACACGCGGATCGTGGAGGACGCGATGACCGGGGAACTCGCGAACCTGTACACCGCGGGAATGACGGCCACCGATGAGTGGATCCGGCGAAACCCCCGCACGCTGGCGGCCTTCCAGCGCGCGCTGGCCAAGGCGCAGCGCCTGATCGCGAGCGATTCTCAGCAGGTGCGCGACGTGCTGCCCCGCTACATGAGGCTCTCCAGGGCGGTGACGGCAGGTGTCGAGCTCGGCTCCTATCCCGCCAGGTTGAACCTGACAGAACTCCAGCGGGTCGCCGATCTGACCCGCACCTACAAGATGATCAAGCGCCCGGCAGACCTCGGGAGCGCTGTCGCGAAGGGCGGATGA
- a CDS encoding SigE family RNA polymerase sigma factor: protein MDRDASFRAFVDAHQRPLMRLAYLLTGEVHLAEDLLQSVLVRMIGRWSKLRHIDNLDAYARKTMVNQYISWRRRRGSAEVPSAEPPDHTYSPEDSAVLRIVLRQALMRLTPKQRTVLVLRFYEDRTERDVADLLGCSVGTVKSQAHHALARLRALAPELAPRLPVLDDPARSEGARR from the coding sequence TTGGATCGCGATGCCAGTTTCCGGGCGTTCGTGGATGCTCACCAACGCCCGTTGATGCGCTTGGCCTACCTGCTCACCGGAGAGGTCCACCTCGCAGAGGACCTCCTGCAGAGTGTGCTGGTCCGCATGATCGGCCGGTGGTCGAAGTTACGCCACATCGACAACCTTGACGCTTATGCGCGTAAGACCATGGTGAACCAGTACATCTCGTGGCGGCGGCGGCGCGGTTCGGCCGAGGTGCCGAGTGCCGAGCCGCCCGACCACACGTACTCGCCCGAGGACTCCGCGGTCCTGCGGATCGTCCTGCGCCAGGCGCTCATGCGGCTGACGCCCAAGCAGCGCACCGTGCTCGTCCTGCGCTTCTACGAGGACCGTACCGAACGTGACGTCGCCGACCTGCTGGGTTGCTCCGTCGGCACCGTCAAGAGCCAGGCCCACCACGCCCTGGCCCGCCTGCGGGCGCTGGCGCCCGAGCTGGCGCCGCGACTGCCCGTACTGGACGACCCGGCTCGTAGTGAGGGGGCACGCCGATGA
- a CDS encoding MFS transporter: MRRAPALSFLLVTVFLDMLGLGLIVPIVPALMAAVTEDATAAAFWSGLLGSIYGLLQFVVSPLLGRLSDRYGRRPVLLASLACLGVDWLAHAVSAGPWTLLVFHALAGACAGTNTVVNAYIADVTEPESRARAYGLIGSAFGLGFVAGPTIGGLLGAVDVRLPFFAAAALSFANVAYGWFVLPESRPGDRTTPLTLRMANPVAAIAVVLRRPLLGRLAYARFCADVARMTHQSIWTFFLTYRFSWSPAHVGVVMAAGALAGAVFQARAVGPVVRRLGDKRAAVAGSLLSVVALAGTAFVSVPWMLYVLQAVGVLGSVGGAAAQSWISRNVRADEQGTVQGALTGIGAVAETVVPVAAGTVFGWSLAYAAPGSVFVGAAAFMALSAFLLAATPDVRTAPFG; encoded by the coding sequence ATGCGCCGGGCGCCCGCCCTCTCCTTCCTCCTCGTCACCGTCTTCCTCGACATGCTCGGGCTCGGCCTGATCGTGCCGATCGTGCCGGCCCTGATGGCGGCCGTCACCGAGGACGCCACCGCCGCCGCCTTCTGGTCCGGCCTGCTCGGCTCGATCTACGGCCTGCTGCAGTTCGTCGTCTCGCCGCTGCTCGGGCGGCTCTCCGATCGGTACGGCCGACGGCCTGTCCTGCTCGCGTCGCTGGCCTGCCTCGGCGTCGACTGGCTGGCTCATGCGGTTTCGGCCGGCCCTTGGACGCTCTTGGTGTTCCACGCCCTCGCCGGCGCGTGCGCGGGAACGAACACCGTGGTCAACGCGTACATCGCGGACGTCACGGAACCCGAGTCGCGGGCTCGCGCGTACGGGCTGATCGGCTCCGCGTTCGGGCTCGGCTTCGTCGCCGGTCCGACGATCGGCGGCCTGCTCGGCGCCGTCGACGTACGCCTGCCGTTCTTCGCCGCGGCCGCGCTGTCCTTCGCCAATGTCGCGTACGGCTGGTTCGTCCTGCCCGAGTCGCGTCCCGGTGACCGGACGACCCCGCTGACCCTGCGGATGGCGAACCCAGTCGCCGCCATCGCCGTCGTCCTGCGCCGGCCGCTGCTCGGGCGGCTCGCGTACGCCCGATTCTGCGCCGACGTCGCCCGCATGACCCACCAGTCGATCTGGACGTTCTTCCTCACGTACCGGTTCTCCTGGAGCCCCGCGCACGTCGGCGTCGTGATGGCGGCGGGGGCGCTCGCCGGCGCGGTCTTCCAGGCGCGGGCCGTCGGCCCGGTCGTCCGACGGCTCGGCGACAAGCGTGCTGCGGTGGCCGGCAGCCTGCTCAGCGTCGTGGCGCTGGCAGGTACGGCGTTCGTGTCCGTGCCGTGGATGCTCTACGTCCTGCAGGCGGTCGGCGTGCTCGGCTCGGTCGGTGGTGCGGCCGCGCAATCGTGGATCTCTCGCAACGTCCGGGCCGACGAGCAAGGGACCGTGCAGGGCGCGCTGACGGGGATCGGCGCCGTTGCGGAGACCGTGGTGCCGGTTGCGGCCGGCACGGTGTTCGGGTGGTCGCTGGCGTACGCAGCGCCGGGTTCGGTCTTCGTCGGTGCGGCCGCTTTCATGGCTTTGTCGGCGTTCCTGCTGGCCGCGACGCCCGATGTCCGGACAGCGCCATTTGGATAA
- a CDS encoding NUDIX domain-containing protein, with protein MLIPRAVAVVVDGNRVLVIKRFLRRSPGVTCAMCDAAGWQGAQCPGHHYAVLPGGHVEDGESSESAAVRELHEETTLTGRIDRLLFASSHNGRPAFYFLMRDVNGVPSLSGEEAEEHGPDNSFELRWATAAEFEQLNLYPADVRGPLVELLRS; from the coding sequence GTGCTGATCCCCCGAGCGGTTGCCGTGGTCGTCGACGGCAACCGAGTCCTGGTCATCAAGCGGTTCCTCCGGCGCAGCCCCGGCGTCACCTGCGCCATGTGCGATGCCGCAGGCTGGCAGGGGGCGCAGTGTCCCGGGCACCACTACGCGGTTCTTCCCGGAGGCCATGTGGAGGATGGCGAGTCGTCAGAGAGTGCGGCAGTTCGTGAACTCCACGAGGAGACGACGCTCACCGGGAGGATCGATCGGTTGCTCTTCGCCAGCTCGCACAATGGCCGGCCCGCTTTCTACTTCCTCATGCGTGACGTCAATGGCGTCCCGTCGCTCTCCGGCGAGGAGGCCGAGGAACATGGGCCGGATAACAGCTTTGAGCTCAGATGGGCGACGGCCGCCGAGTTCGAACAGCTGAACCTGTATCCCGCCGACGTGCGCGGGCCGCTCGTGGAACTACTTCGCAGTTGA